One window of the Candidatus Eremiobacteraceae bacterium genome contains the following:
- the pgl gene encoding 6-phosphogluconolactonase, which yields MSRGPAPRVRVLESATEVASAGAQAFVSAAISAIGARGRFSVALSGGKTPEGMLRLLSRSEYSDSMDWRHTHVFWSDERCVGPDDAASNYGMARRALLDKGLIPDSNIHRMMGELEPHLGALDYSVRLRSFFGAPIPTLDVVFLGIGPDGHTASLFPNTEALDVSDMPCTANKVSGDVPSPWRLTLTYPAINSALAVVFLAEGIAKAPILKRVLEGPRDNRALPSQGVAPSRGALTWIIDRSSASLLSL from the coding sequence ATGAGCCGCGGCCCCGCGCCGCGCGTGCGCGTTCTCGAGTCGGCGACTGAAGTCGCAAGCGCGGGCGCCCAAGCATTTGTTTCGGCAGCGATCAGTGCTATCGGGGCGCGCGGCCGTTTTTCGGTGGCGCTATCCGGCGGCAAGACGCCGGAGGGTATGCTCAGGCTGCTATCGCGATCGGAATATTCCGATTCCATGGATTGGCGCCACACGCACGTATTTTGGAGCGACGAGCGCTGCGTTGGGCCGGACGATGCCGCGAGCAACTACGGCATGGCGCGGCGCGCTTTGCTCGATAAGGGTTTGATCCCAGATTCGAATATCCATCGCATGATGGGCGAGCTGGAGCCACATCTGGGTGCTTTGGATTATTCCGTGCGACTGCGATCGTTTTTCGGGGCGCCGATCCCGACATTGGATGTGGTGTTTCTTGGGATCGGTCCGGACGGCCACACCGCGTCGTTATTTCCGAATACCGAGGCACTTGATGTTAGTGACATGCCGTGCACCGCGAACAAGGTGAGTGGCGACGTGCCATCGCCATGGCGGCTCACGTTGACTTATCCAGCAATCAATAGCGCGCTCGCCGTTGTATTCTTAGCCGAAGGCATCGCTAAGGCGCCTATCCTAAAGCGCGTCTTAGAGGGTCCGCGCGATAACCGCGCGCTCCCATCCCAAGGCGTCGCCCCATCCCGCGGCGCCCTCACCTGGATCATCGACCGTTCCTCCGCCTCGCTGCTATCTCTGTAG
- a CDS encoding glucose-6-phosphate dehydrogenase assembly protein OpcA, with protein sequence MAPPVTPNNGAAVAVPAGFIAIDAGDVDAALATRWETLALKGEAPVSRACTLNLLTFVEQLPEMADVSAVVDQVAATHPIRAIAFALDDSIPDGAVRTWVGGLCDGHEDSSHVCSEGVALAAHSNCALRMASAITSSLKRDVPAMLWWRGGSPFVLRLFKQVAPLASKIIVDSIRFGDGAASLDTLRRLAEYRNGSMVVSDFNWERTRAWRATVAACFDDPAVIALIDEFDHCTVECAGKVDGPIAGPARALLFAGWIVQRRPQLAGRSSIVGRRGARGAEGSISAVTLSSSRSRATLAVTWDVAAHRLIGCATDGSGVQIRCLNFAADPQDDASLLERCIATFDRNPLFDAVLRAE encoded by the coding sequence GTGGCGCCGCCTGTGACGCCCAACAACGGCGCGGCGGTGGCCGTGCCTGCTGGATTCATCGCGATCGACGCGGGCGACGTCGATGCTGCGCTTGCCACTCGGTGGGAGACGCTTGCGTTGAAAGGCGAGGCTCCGGTCTCGCGCGCGTGCACGCTCAATCTGTTGACGTTCGTCGAACAATTGCCTGAGATGGCGGACGTATCGGCGGTCGTGGACCAGGTGGCCGCTACCCATCCCATTCGCGCGATCGCGTTTGCGTTGGATGACTCCATCCCGGACGGCGCGGTGCGCACGTGGGTCGGCGGCTTATGCGACGGCCACGAAGATAGCTCGCACGTCTGCAGCGAGGGCGTCGCGCTTGCGGCGCACTCCAACTGCGCGCTGCGCATGGCGTCGGCGATCACAAGCTCTTTGAAGCGCGACGTGCCCGCGATGCTCTGGTGGCGCGGGGGCTCGCCCTTCGTCTTGCGGCTGTTCAAGCAGGTCGCGCCGCTGGCTTCGAAGATCATCGTCGATTCGATCCGCTTCGGCGACGGTGCGGCGTCGCTTGATACGTTGCGCCGGCTCGCCGAATATCGCAACGGCTCGATGGTGGTCTCCGATTTCAATTGGGAGCGCACGCGGGCGTGGCGCGCGACGGTCGCCGCCTGCTTCGACGATCCAGCCGTGATCGCGCTCATCGACGAATTCGATCACTGCACGGTTGAGTGCGCGGGCAAGGTCGACGGCCCCATCGCCGGCCCGGCGCGCGCGCTGCTGTTCGCGGGTTGGATCGTGCAGCGCCGGCCGCAACTCGCGGGCCGCAGCTCGATCGTCGGGCGGCGCGGCGCGCGGGGAGCCGAGGGTTCGATTTCTGCGGTCACGCTGTCGTCATCGCGCTCGCGCGCGACGCTCGCCGTCACGTGGGATGTCGCCGCCCATCGACTCATCGGATGTGCGACCGATGGCAGCGGTGTGCAGATCCGCTGCCTGAATTTCGCGGCAGACCCGCAGGACGACGCGAGCCTTCTCGAGCGCTGCATCGCCACGTTCGATCGCAATCCGCTCTTCGACGCAGTGCTGCGCGCAGAATGA
- a CDS encoding MFS transporter — protein MTPPKKKRETGSESGTWVLVATILGSSMVFIDGTVVNVALPVMQRDLHATMADIQWVVEAYALFLSSLILVGGALGDRYGRKLMFTIGVAGFVVSSVACGFAHSVVMIAVARSIQGVSSALMTPESLAILSAYFTGAKRARAIGIWSSATASTALFGPALGGWIVDHGGWPWIFFINVPIGIAVLALALAHVPESRDPTCAPLDWIGASLGTFALGAIVYGLILAGTAGESAVKAFTWTIVGCAVLVVFILVEKRTKAPMMPLEIFKSKVFSGANILTFLLYGALTESTYFVAFDMIQVDRYTPTQAGLAMLPFIGLIVLLSRWSGGLVAKLGTRPLLVVGPAIAAIGCALLALPGVGGSYWTTFFPAFVTFGLGMAITVAPLTSAVMDAVEERRLGIASAINNAVSRTAGLIAIAAMSAVVVAIYRVQLEHYLAVLDSSAHWPDAILQQLRSTSDAMAAAPIPQSATGAMTNEIRDAMNRSFVYAFRVAALIGAAMAALSSVIAAFTIGGMTPKEKKAKSSASRTTS, from the coding sequence GTGACACCCCCAAAAAAGAAACGCGAAACCGGCTCGGAATCGGGCACCTGGGTATTGGTCGCGACTATCCTCGGCTCGAGCATGGTGTTCATCGACGGGACCGTGGTCAATGTTGCGCTGCCGGTTATGCAGCGAGACCTGCACGCGACGATGGCCGACATCCAATGGGTCGTTGAAGCGTATGCCCTCTTTCTGTCGTCGCTAATACTAGTTGGCGGCGCGCTCGGCGACCGGTACGGCCGAAAGCTTATGTTCACAATCGGCGTCGCCGGCTTCGTTGTTTCTTCCGTCGCGTGCGGGTTCGCTCACAGTGTCGTGATGATCGCCGTCGCGCGCTCCATCCAAGGCGTCAGCAGCGCGCTTATGACCCCGGAGAGCCTAGCGATCCTCAGCGCGTATTTCACCGGTGCCAAGCGCGCGCGCGCGATTGGGATTTGGTCGAGCGCAACTGCGTCGACCGCATTGTTTGGCCCGGCTTTGGGAGGTTGGATCGTCGACCACGGTGGTTGGCCGTGGATATTTTTCATCAACGTTCCGATCGGAATCGCCGTACTGGCGCTCGCGCTCGCGCACGTACCGGAAAGCCGTGATCCAACCTGCGCCCCCCTAGATTGGATCGGCGCTTCGCTCGGGACATTCGCCTTAGGTGCGATTGTCTACGGACTGATCCTCGCGGGAACGGCCGGCGAGAGCGCTGTTAAGGCGTTCACGTGGACTATTGTTGGTTGCGCCGTGCTCGTCGTATTCATTCTCGTTGAAAAGCGCACAAAAGCGCCGATGATGCCGCTCGAGATCTTCAAATCAAAAGTCTTTAGCGGCGCAAATATCTTGACATTTCTTCTGTACGGCGCGTTGACCGAGTCGACCTATTTCGTCGCGTTCGATATGATCCAAGTCGACCGCTACACACCGACGCAAGCCGGATTGGCGATGCTGCCCTTCATCGGATTGATCGTACTGCTTTCTCGCTGGTCGGGCGGCCTAGTGGCAAAGTTGGGAACGCGGCCTTTGCTCGTGGTTGGCCCGGCGATCGCGGCCATCGGCTGTGCCTTGTTGGCGTTACCAGGCGTTGGCGGTTCCTATTGGACCACTTTCTTTCCGGCGTTCGTGACGTTCGGCTTGGGCATGGCCATCACCGTGGCGCCTCTGACTTCGGCAGTGATGGATGCCGTAGAAGAGCGGCGGCTCGGAATCGCATCCGCGATCAACAACGCAGTTTCGCGGACTGCCGGACTTATCGCGATCGCGGCGATGAGCGCTGTAGTTGTCGCGATTTATCGCGTACAGCTCGAACATTATCTTGCCGTTTTAGATAGTAGTGCCCATTGGCCCGACGCCATTCTGCAGCAGTTGCGCTCGACCAGCGATGCCATGGCCGCGGCGCCAATTCCGCAAAGCGCGACTGGCGCGATGACCAACGAGATTCGAGATGCTATGAATCGATCGTTTGTTTATGCGTTTCGAGTTGCCGCGTTGATCGGAGCAGCGATGGCGGCGCTGAGTAGTGTGATTGCGGCGTTCACGATTGGGGGGATGACTCCAAAAGAGAAGAAAGCGAAGAGCTCTGCGAGCCGTACTACATCCTAA